A DNA window from Anaerocolumna sp. AGMB13020 contains the following coding sequences:
- the kdpA gene encoding potassium-transporting ATPase subunit KdpA yields the protein MTTILIQQVGFLMILILLSIPLGLYINKVMNGEKVFLTRFMEPVEKGFYRLMGIKGNEEMSGGKYALSVLMFSLAGFALLFLLLLLQGYLPFNPEGMKGMSPDLAFNTAASFVTNTNWQAYSGEAALSYLSQFLGLTVQNFLSAAVGIAVLFSLIRGFVRKEMKTIGNFWADMTRAVLYVLLPLSFLLAILLVSQGVVQSFSSYKEVTTLQEGTAQVLPLGPAASQIAIKQLGTNGGGFFGMNSAYPFENPTAFSNLLQLLSILLIPAALCVSFGKGVKDRKQGRVIYMVMAVLFTAALLITTVSEEYTGPAYAGVTASGNMEGKEAVHDVGMSSLWATATTAASNGSVNAMHDSLTPLGGLMPLFLMQLGEIVFGGVGSGLYGILAYVLLAVFIAGLMVGRTPEYLGKKVEPFDMKMVCLLILIPPLVSLLGTGAAVLMPGAVSWLTNSGAHGFSEILYAFSSMGNNNGSAFGGFTANTPFTNLTGGVIMLLGRFIPLIAVIYLGGNMAGKRTVAASEGTLPTNNGMFGGLLIGVILIVTALSFLPALALGPIADFFTTRS from the coding sequence TGGAACCGGTAGAGAAGGGCTTCTATCGGCTTATGGGGATAAAAGGGAATGAGGAAATGAGCGGGGGGAAATACGCTCTTTCAGTACTTATGTTCAGCCTGGCAGGTTTTGCTTTGCTGTTCTTGCTCTTATTATTACAGGGGTATCTGCCCTTTAACCCGGAAGGAATGAAAGGAATGAGCCCTGACCTGGCGTTTAACACCGCTGCAAGTTTTGTAACCAATACAAATTGGCAGGCTTATTCCGGTGAAGCAGCTCTTTCCTACCTGTCACAGTTTCTGGGACTGACAGTACAGAATTTCCTGTCAGCAGCTGTGGGGATTGCAGTATTATTTTCCCTGATCAGAGGTTTTGTCCGTAAGGAGATGAAAACCATCGGTAATTTCTGGGCAGATATGACCAGAGCTGTACTGTATGTATTGCTTCCCCTTTCCTTTCTGCTGGCTATCCTTTTAGTATCCCAGGGAGTGGTGCAGAGTTTTTCCTCCTATAAAGAAGTTACAACTCTTCAGGAGGGTACAGCTCAGGTACTGCCTTTGGGGCCGGCAGCCAGTCAGATTGCCATTAAGCAGCTTGGAACCAATGGCGGTGGTTTCTTTGGGATGAACTCTGCTTATCCTTTTGAGAATCCAACAGCCTTTTCCAATCTGTTGCAGCTGTTATCTATTTTATTGATTCCCGCGGCCCTTTGTGTAAGCTTTGGAAAAGGCGTTAAGGACAGAAAGCAGGGAAGGGTAATCTATATGGTTATGGCTGTATTGTTTACAGCGGCTCTGCTTATTACAACGGTAAGTGAAGAATATACGGGACCTGCTTATGCAGGTGTTACGGCAAGTGGAAATATGGAAGGAAAAGAAGCCGTTCACGATGTGGGGATGTCCTCGTTGTGGGCAACGGCTACTACCGCTGCCTCCAATGGCTCTGTAAATGCGATGCATGACAGCCTTACGCCTCTTGGAGGTCTGATGCCATTGTTTCTCATGCAGCTGGGCGAAATCGTATTTGGTGGTGTGGGAAGCGGCTTGTACGGAATACTTGCTTATGTGCTGCTGGCAGTATTCATAGCGGGACTTATGGTAGGACGTACCCCGGAATATCTGGGGAAAAAGGTTGAACCTTTTGATATGAAGATGGTGTGTCTGCTGATACTGATTCCACCTTTAGTATCCCTTCTGGGCACGGGCGCAGCGGTGTTAATGCCGGGAGCAGTGAGCTGGCTAACCAATTCCGGGGCACATGGATTTTCAGAAATACTTTACGCTTTTTCCTCAATGGGGAATAATAACGGCAGTGCCTTCGGAGGATTTACGGCAAATACTCCCTTTACGAACCTGACCGGAGGTGTAATTATGCTTCTTGGAAGATTTATACCTTTAATAGCAGTAATCTATCTTGGCGGGAATATGGCCGGAAAAAGGACGGTTGCAGCAAGTGAAGGTACCCTGCCGACGAACAACGGCATGTTTGGGGGGTTATTAATTGGAGTTATTTTAATCGTAACAGCCCTTAGCTTCCTGCCGGCTCTCGCCCTGGGTCCGATCGCGGACTTTTTCACCACTCGTTCATAA